The following coding sequences lie in one Plasmodium sp. gorilla clade G2 genome assembly, chromosome: 11 genomic window:
- a CDS encoding GTP-binding protein, putative produces the protein MRRILFLLKNVNKIEKRYFTDKSNIYYHNESPKKEIIVLHPILKRSKNNSNKLFQEIIYDAQEALGLAKSANFKIAKGISMPLGGWYLKNEKKEKEEDQKKDKIDETQVPNKELSQNNEQHHVFEKSEKEILKKLSFTNDKSSSKYINYDEIEHKIAESILIKVNNIDNKFYFSKGKLNELSKYYLKNPTPCIFINTLLSPEQFRNLEFLFNSLLKSYQDELILNNKRECDNTDMYARMSDVNFDNCDNENIIIDNSSYCLDAYNNFLDKEDEQCDDVNIEQNMNILKEDIADRSYEQISDRSDEQINDMPYEQISDTQECSKNIPMYVELFDRYSIILYILKSRAKNNLSKLQLELARANFVLNTYSEDSKSRMKYIKYIENNVLGGSSIDYEEKYTKLNFFTIGKQNKKSNANFSGYTSNYIKSNETYKEYEKRIINNLYSKLKKELIKCKNNMILQNNSRKHKALIAIVGYTNVGKTKLINYLTKSNLKARNLLFQTLDNAYKNLNISTCYSTIFVDSIGFIQNIPYSLYESFKISLEAIKTADVIIHVIDVSHPYKDNHKKCVLETLNKIGISDEFIKNNVIEVWNKIDKLTDNELYTLCKNKPKNALPISAKYGTNCNYLIQIIEHLINQIKDVHILNLQFPTSEAKDRIDFLIKNYKVVPHSISYSDDGNTTFIKLVENKSNLKKYYEKFENNETSKGGN, from the coding sequence atgagaagaatattgtttttattaaaaaatgtaaacaaAATAGAGAAAAGATATTTCACAGATAAAtccaatatatattatcataatgaaTCTCCAAAGAAGGAAATTATTGTATTGCACcctatattaaaaagaagtaaaaataattctaACAAATTATTTCAAGAGATAATTTATGATGCACAAGAGGCTTTAGGTTTAGCAAAATCAGCAAACTTCAAAATAGCCAAAGGAATATCTATGCCTTTAGGAGGGtggtatttaaaaaatgaaaaaaaagaaaaagaggaAGATCAGAAAAAGGACAAAATTGATGAAACTCAAGTACCCAACAAGGAATTATCACAAAATAATGAACAACATCATGTTTTTGAAAAAAGCGAAAAAGAAATTCTCAAAAAATTGTCTTTTACTAATGATAAATCATcaagtaaatatattaattatgatGAAATTGAACATAAAATAGCCGAGTCTATTTTAATTAAAGTTAATAATATAGacaataaattttattttagtaaaggtaaattaaatgaattgtcaaaatattatttaaaaaaccCAACCccatgtatttttattaacacCTTATTGTCACCTGAACAATTTCGTAACTTGGAGTTTTTATTTAACAGCTTGTTAAAAAGTTATCAAGATGAacttatattaaataacaaAAGAGAATGTGACAACACTGATATGTATGCAAGAATGTCGGACGTTAATTTTGATAATTGTGATAATGAAAACATAATAATTGATAATAGTTCATATTGTTTAGATGcgtataataattttttagatAAGGAGGATGAGCAATGTGATGATGTGAACATCGaacaaaatatgaatatattaaaagaagatataGCAGATAGATCATACGAACAGATAAGTGATAGATCAGACGAACAGATAAATGATATGCCGTATGAACAAATAAGCGATACACAAGAATgttcaaaaaatataccaATGTACGTAGAACTATTCGACAGGTATAgtatcattttatatattttaaaaagcaGAGCAAAAAACAATTTAAGCAAATTACAACTCGAATTAGCTAGAGCaaattttgttttaaataCTTATTCAGAAGATAGCAAGTCAAGAATGAAATACATAAagtatatagaaaataatgtaTTAGGAGGTTCATCCATTGATTATGAAGAGAAATATACCAAGTTGAATTTTTTCACTATAGGTAAACAGAATAAAAAGTCCAACGCGAATTTTTCAGGATATACCagtaattatataaagagtAATGAAACTTATAAAGAATATGagaaaagaattataaataatttatatagtaaattaaaaaaggaattaataaaatgtaaaaacaatatgattttacaaaataattcTAGAAAACATAAAGCATTAATAGCTATTGTAGGATATACTAATGTtggaaaaacaaaattaattaattatttaacaaAATCAAATTTAAAAGCTAGAAATTTATTATTCCAAACATTAGATAATGCTTATaagaatttaaatatatctacATGTTATTCTACTATTTTTGTAGATTCTATAGGttttatacaaaatataccatattcattatatgaatcatttaaaatatctttAGAAGCTATAAAAACAGCTGATGTTATTATACATGTTATTGATGTTAGTCATCCATATAAAGATAATCATAAAAAGTGTGTTCTTGAaactttaaataaaataggtATATCTgatgaatttataaaaaataatgtaataGAAGTATGGAATAAAATTGACAAATTAACAGATAACGAATTATATACTTTATGTAAGAATAAACCAAAAAATGCCTTACCCATTTCAGCAAAATATGGAACCAACTGTAATTATCTTATTCAAATTATTGAACATTTAATTAATCAAATTAAAGatgttcatattttaaacTTACAATTTCCAACCAGTGAAGCAAAAGACAGAATTGATTTTCTTatcaaaaattataaagtAGTTCCTCATTCTATATCTTATTCAGACGATGGAAACACAACCTTTATAAAATTGGTTGAGAATAAATCTAATTTAAAGAAGTACTACGAAAaatttgaaaataatgaaacaaGCAAGGGTGGTAATTGA
- a CDS encoding Rpr2, RNAse P, putative, with product MNIEDDENEEKKETCLSYIKKINMSEIINDEAIGKRAEYLWNLALSTVYINVKLSMKYIALIKKITKNNLLFDNICCHYCNLIYIPFYNCKITHSPNQGKVTYTCLLCKRKKKINLQHLSKHKNIYPLKHNDKQKPSISNLSNVNFFLINEIDNYEIKKNNVPFNKDDTSNTGNQLSAKDENKNEDIVKNIDCAEMKKEEHIIDKDNIIDKDNIIDNDNIINQDNIINQDNIINQNNIINQDNIINQENIINQENIINQENIINQENIINQDNIYQKLSYLFRIDYGINKDDTQKCNKICDQYVVNESEKCKTAHIENIKNDDKMNMNSEGKNMKNERKRKSQNNNIVQNKNQGFTNLNTNDGFLNFNKSKKKKKGKNILDIL from the coding sequence atgaacatcGAAGATGATGAGAACgaagagaaaaaagaaaCTTGCTTATCATAcattaagaaaataaatatgtcagaaataataaatgatgaaGCAATAGGTAAGCGAGCTGAATATTTATGGAATTTAGCATTATCTACAgtgtatataaatgtaaaattatctatgaaatatattgccttgataaaaaaaataacaaaaaataatttattatttgataatatatgttGTCATTATtgtaatttaatatatattccattttatAATTGTAAGATCACACATAGTCCGAATCAAGGGAAAGTAACTTATACGTGTTTACTTTGTAaacgtaaaaaaaaaataaatttacaaCATTTAAgcaaacataaaaatatatatcctcTTAAACATAATGACAAGCAAAAACCATCCATCAGTAATTTGTCAAATGTTAATTTCTTCTTAATTAATGAAATTGataattatgaaataaaaaagaataatgtTCCTTTTAATAAGGATGACACAAGTAATACTGGAAACCAATTGAGTGcaaaagatgaaaataaaaatgaagatattgttaaaaatattgattGTGCAGAAATGAAAAAGGAGGAACATATTATTGACAAggataatattattgataaggataatattattgataatgataatattataaaccaagacaatattataaaccaagacaatattataaaccaaaacaatattattaaccaagacaatattattaaccaagaaaatattattaaccaagaaaatattattaaccaagaaaatattattaaccaagaaaatattattaaccaAGACAATATATACCAAAAGCTATCCTATTTATTTCGAATCGATTATGgaataaataaagatgatactcaaaaatgtaataaaatttGTGATCAATATGTTGTGAATGAAAGTGAAAAATGTAAAACTGCCCATAttgagaatataaaaaatgatgataaaatgaatatgaacAGTGAAggtaaaaatatgaaaaatgaaagaaaacGAAAATCtcaaaataacaatatagtacaaaataaaaatcaggGTTTTACGAATTTGAATACGAATGATggctttttaaattttaataaatcaaaaaaaaaaaaaaagggaaaaaatatattagatataCTATAA
- a CDS encoding glyoxalase I, protein MAQEISNLAKKYNVTWQQTMLRIYDPKETVEFYEKHFGMINIHTYHFNEYNFSLYFLITPPYDEEERKKLPQPNTKESEKYLWNLNTVCLELTYNHNSQEKLSNGNNENDRGFGHIAFNCNDVIELCDNLFKKNVKFHKLPHETKMKTIGFALDPNNYWIEIVKRSNNVKWKDYKNITNFSQTMIRVKNPEKSLYFYINILGMKLIHVKHCSDFSLYFLKSNYLCVQNNKEIIEDQSNKNKNEIYDFNSLKNSYQTDEDYENFKQSWEPVLELTHNHGTEQDEHFSYHNGNTEPRGFGHIGFLVNDLENYCKELETLNVTFKKKVTEGLMKNIAFIYDPDNYVVELIQRDTSFIAK, encoded by the coding sequence ATGGCACAAGAAATATCAAATTTAGCAAAGAAATACAATGTTACATGGCAACAAACCATGTTGCGTATATATGACCCTAAAGAAACTGTTGAATTCTATGAAAAACATTTCGGtatgataaatattcataCGTATCATTTTAATGAGTATAACTTTTCTCTTTATTTCTTGATCACTCCTCcatatgatgaagaagaaagaaagaaattaCCTCAACCAAACACCAAAGAAtctgaaaaatatttatggaATCTGAATACTGTTTGTTTGGAACTTacatataatcataatagtcaagaaaaattaagtaatggaaataatgaaaatgatagaGGATTTGGACATATTGCATTTAATTGTAATGATGTTATTGAACTGTgtgataatttatttaaaaaaaatgttaagtTTCACAAATTACCACATGAAACCAAAATGAAAACTATTGGTTTTGCTTTAGATCCTAATAATTATTGGATTGAAATTGTAAAAAGATCAAATAATGTTAAATGGaaagattataaaaatattacaaactTTTCTCAAACAATGATTAGGGTTAAGAACCCTGAAAaaagtttatatttttatataaatattttaggTATGAAATTGATACATGTAAAACATTGCAGCGATTTCtctttatatttcttaaaatCCAATTATCTATGtgtacaaaataataaggaAATAATAGAAGACCAAtcaaataagaataaaaatgaaatatatgattTTAATTCTTTGAAAAATTCATATCAAACAGATGAAGattatgaaaattttaaGCAATCATGGGAACCCGTTCTAGAATTAACACACAATCATGGTACAGAACAAGATGAACATTTTTCATATCATAATGGAAATACAGAGCCAAGAGGTTTTGGACATATAGGATTTTTAGTAAATGATTTAGAGAATTATTGTAAAGAATTAGAAACATTAAATGttacttttaaaaaaaaagtaactGAAGgattaatgaaaaatattgcatttatatatgatCCTGATAATTATGTCGTAGAGCTTATACAACGGGACACTTCATTTATtgcaaaataa
- a CDS encoding mitogen-activated protein kinase 2, translating to MLKKKKDYENADLEDCNTKEIKGYSKVGSEKNIKKKITSIKESSSRDDNERDEEEDAGENKNVKKFKEGHKKDNYSKNCNIVEKKNNKTKEEKINIKEAIIKNVKVPDNYEIKHLIGRGSYGYVYLAYDKNSNKNVAIKKVNRMFEDLIDCKRILREITILNRLKSDYIIRLHDLIIPEDLLKFDELYIVLEIADSDLKKLFKTPIFLTEEHVKTILYNLLLGEKFIHESGIIHRDLKPANCLLNQDCSVKICDFGLARTINSDKDIHIVNDFEEKEENEEPGPHNKNLKKQLTSHVVTRWYRAPELILLQENYTNSIDIWSTGCIFAELLNMMKSHINNPTNRFPLFPGSSCFPLSPDHNSKKVHEKSNRDQLNIIFNVIGTPPEEDLKSITKQEVIKYIKLFPTRDGIDLSKKYSSISKDGIDLLQSMLRFNAQKRITIDKALSHPYLKDVRKENLEKFSTEKIILPFDDWMVLSETQLRYIFLKEIQSFHADLIIPAKLNIHQKSFYNM from the coding sequence atgttaaaaaaaaaaaaagactaTGAAAATGCTGATTTAGAGGACTGCAATACAAAAGAGATAAAGGGATATTCAAAGGTTGGGAgcgaaaaaaatattaaaaaaaaaatcactTCTATAAAGGAGTCTAGTAGTAGGGATGATAATGAAAgggatgaagaagaagatgctggtgaaaataaaaatgttaaaaaatttaaagaagGTCATAAAAAGGAcaattattcaaaaaattgtaatattgttgaaaagaaaaataataaaactaaagaagagaaaataaatatcaaagaagctattattaaaaatgtaaagGTGCCAGATAATTACGAAATAAAACATTTGATTGGTAGAGGATCGTATGGATATGTATATTTAgcttatgataaaaattcaaataaaaatgtggCGATAAAAAAGGTTAATAGAATGTTTGAAGATTTAATAGATTGTAAAAGAATATTAAGAGAAATAACAATATTGAATAGATTGAAGAGtgattatattataagatTACATGATTTAATTATTCCTGaagatttattaaaatttgatGAGTTATATATAGTATTAGAAATTGCAGATTCTGatttaaagaaattatttaaaacacCAATATTTTTAACAGAAGAACATGTAAaaactatattatataatttattactaGGCGAGAAATTTATTCATGAATCAGGTATAATACATAGAGATTTAAAACCAGCTAATTGTTTATTAAATCAAGATTGTTCAGTGAAGATATGTGATTTTGGTTTAGCTAGAACAATTAATTCAGATAAAGATATTCATATTGTTAATGATTtcgaagaaaaagaagaaaatgaagaaccAGGTccacataataaaaatttaaaaaaacagTTAACTAGTCATGTAGTTACTAGATGGTATAGGGCACCAGagcttatattattacaagaGAATTATACAAATTCTATAGATATATGGTCTACTGGTTGTATATTTGctgaattattaaatatgatgaaaagtcatataaataatccaACTAATAGATTTCCATTATTTCCTGGATCTTCTTGTTTTCCTTTATCACCTGATCATAATTCAAAAAAGGTTCATGAAAAAAGTAACAGAGatcaattaaatataatatttaatgtaATAGGTACACCACCAGAAGAAGATTTAAAAAGTATAACAAAACAAGAagtcattaaatatattaaattatttcctACAAGAGATGGTATAGATTtaagtaaaaaatattcatctaTATCTAAAGATGGTATAGATTTATTACAATCCATGTTACGATTTAATGCTCAAAAAAGAATAACAATTGATAAGGCTTTATCACACCCTTATCTTAAGGAtgtaagaaaagaaaatttagAAAAATTCTCAAccgaaaaaataatacttcCCTTTGATGATTGGATGGTTCTATCAGAAACACAACttagatatattttcttaaaagAAATTCAATCATTTCATGCTGATTTAATTATACCTGCCAAGTTAAATATACATCAAAAGAGTTTCTACAATATGTAA
- a CDS encoding dynein light chain type 2, putative, with product MESNPKNNVKTSEDNEAEKNNKEENKIDMEGFQFFANICEEKLKVLLENFFSNKKYDKLQYVEEKIVMSSPEIHDADNDSSNENDTNSCVQNKVIRSNYDKIVLKLVDDVEEFMKPYVNDRYKIIVQGIIGENKKQGIHIASKSLWNVETDNYVSAKYVNDYIFVTVMVFLLYNE from the exons atGGAAAGTAACCCTAAGAATAATGTAAAGACTTCTGAAGATAATGAAGctgaaaaaaataacaaagaagaaaataaaatagatatGGAAGGATTTCAATTCTTTGCAAATATTTgtgaagaaaaattaaaagtgTTATTAGAAAactttttttctaataaaaaatatgataaattacaatatgttgaagaaaaaattgtTATGTCGTCACCTGAAATTCATGATGCAGATAATGATTCAtctaatgaaaatgatacaAATTCATGTGTTCAGAATAAGGTTATTAGAAGTAATTACGATAAAATCGTATTAAAGCTGGTTGATGACGTAGAGGAATTTATGAAACCTTATGTCAATGACAGATACAAAATTATTGTACAAGGTATAATAGGAGAAAACAAAAAGCAAGGG ATACATATTGCATCCAAGTCCCTTTGGAACGTTGAAACAGATAATTATGTATCGGcaaaatatgtaaatgattatatatttgtcacAGTTATGGTCTTCCTATTATATAAcgaataa
- a CDS encoding rhomboid protease ROM1: MSNIHTLAEYRDDYAENTPFNRTPDYYQSQSSFVQRSKPIDLLNLVFPHFTWKSFMIVISIIQLIVFIISVSIKPADFLTPSDSLLVTLGANVASRIKQGEIHRLILPIFLHANIFHAIFNIFFQLRMGFTLEKNYGIYKIIILYFVTGMYGNILSSSVTYCPIKVGASTSGMGLVGIVTSELILLWHIIRHRERVVFNIIFFSLISFFYYFTFNGSNIDHVGHLGGLISGISLGILYNEHMDNKPTWYNHLKVGSYISLVLLATIPTVVLFTIPRTC; the protein is encoded by the exons ATGAGTAATATCCATACGCTAGCAGAGTATCGAGATGATTATGCCGAAAATACACCCTTCAACAGAA cACCAGATTATTATCAGTCTCAGAGTAGTTTTGTTCAGAGGTCTAAACCAATTGATTTACTGAACCTTGTATTCCCCCACTTTACATGGAAAAGTTTTATGATCGTTATTTCTATTATACAGTTGATTGTTTTTATCATATCAGTTAGTATAAAACCAGCAGACTTCCTTACCCCTTCag aTAGCTTATTAGTAACCCTTGGTGCAAATGTTGCCTCACGAATAAAACAGGGAGAAATTCACAGATTGATTTTACCAATATTTTTACATGCAAATATATTCCATgcaatttttaatattttttttcaattaagAATGGGATTTACATTAGAAAAGAATTATGGTATTTATAAGATTATTATACTTTATTTTGTTACTGGTATGTATGGAAATATTTTATCCTCCTCTGTGACATATTGTCCAATAAAAGTAGGAGCAAGTACATCAGGTATGGGATTAGTTGGAATAGTAACATctgaattaattttattgtgGCATATAATTAGACATAGAGAAAGAGttgtttttaatataatatttttttctttaatatcttttttttattacttcaCTTTTAATGGTTCTAATATTGATCACGTTGGTCATTTAGGAGGCTTAATATCGG GCATATCCCTCGGAATATTATACAACGAACATATGGATAACAAACCTACATGGTATAACCATTTAAAAGTAGgttcatatatttctttagtTCTTCTGGCTACTATTCCAACAGTCGTTTTATTTACCATACCACGTACATGTTAA